In Oryza brachyantha chromosome 1, ObraRS2, whole genome shotgun sequence, the following are encoded in one genomic region:
- the LOC102709319 gene encoding ervatamin-B-like, translated as MASAARRWLCLLLAAAAVTSSASGGAPEDDPGMPMAVRHQCWMARVGRTYADAAEKARRLEVFRANAAWIDAANRAGGLSYTVGLTPFADLTADEFRARHLMPDVDAVGDEPATAARAMLEQEEKATKQHLPHFGPPAQWGSKDWRDLGAVTAVKDQNLHACNSCWAFAAVAAAEGAIKIHTGNLTELSAQQVLDCTGNDNTCRGGHIHEALRYIASAGGRLSTASSYLYDGVQATCRSGAGAALAASVIRGVQKVTPNDRNALRAAVEGQPVAADMDSSDPGFVNYRSGVYRGSSGCGKKRNHAVAVVGYGTASDGTNYWLVKNSWGPAWGEAGYMRIAVDADCGISSRPAYPFV; from the exons ATGGCCTCTGCTGCTCGCCGCTGGCTCTGCCTGCTactcgcggcggccgccgtgacgtcgtcggcgtcgggcgGTGCGCCCGAGGACGACCCGGGCATGCCGATGGCGGTGCGGCACCAGTGCTGGATGGCGAGGGTGGGGCGCACCTACGCGGACGCCGCCGAGAAGGCGCGCCGCCTCGAGGTGTTCCGCGCCAATGCGGCGTGGATCGACGCCGCCAaccgcgccggcggcctcaGCTACACGGTGGGGCTCACCCCGTTCGCCGACCTCACCGCCGACGAGTTCCGGGCCAGGCACCTCATGCCggacgtcgacgccgtcggcgacgagccggccaccgccgcgagGGCGATGCTCGAgcaggaggagaaggcgaCGAAGCAGCATCTTCCTCACTTCGGGCCGCCTGCTCAGTGGGGCAGCAAGGACTGGCGGGACCtcggcgccgtcaccgccgtcaaGGATCAAAACCTGCATGCTTGCA ATAGCTGCTGGGCGttcgcggcggtggcggcggcggaaggggcgATCAAGATCCACACCGGCAACCTGACCGAGCTATCGGCGCAGCAGGTGCTGGACTGCACCGGCAACGACAACACGTGCAGGGGAGGCCACATCCACGAGGCCCTGCGCTACATAgcctccgccggcggccggctgaGCACGGCCAGCAGCTACCTGTACGACGGGGTGCAGGCCACCTGccgcagcggcgccggcgccgccctggCGGCGTCCGTCATCCGCGGCGTGCAGAAGGTGACGCCGAACGACAGGAACGCGCTgcgcgccgccgtggaggggcagccggtggcggcggacatGGACTCCAGCGACCCCGGGTTCGTGAACTACAGGTCGGGCGTGTACAGGGGGAGCAGCGGGTGCGGGAAGAAGCGGAACcacgcggtggcggtggtcgGGTACGGCACGGCGAGCGACGGCACCAACTACTGGCTGGTCAAGAACTCGTGGGGCCCCGCCTGGGGGGAGGCCGGCTACATGCgcatcgccgtcgacgccgactGCGGCATCTCCAGCCGCCCTGCCTACCCCTTCGTCTAA
- the LOC102709134 gene encoding uncharacterized protein YNL011C: MAPLAATTTTTTASCCPCGFLLTARASASSSPGRFLRAARSRALPRVMAASGADAAAAAGGGGSAAPPSLLVFSGGTAFNGVVEELKKVTTRVAHVLPVSDDGGSTAEIVRVLGGPAVGDIRSRCLRLSDESTSEALSVRTLLGHRLPLDPSEAKLEWYQIVEGEHTLWDGVSQPYRETIRAFLVYFHNEILRRSAEMFCFTNGSIGNFFFAGARIFFQSLDAAIFLFSRVSQIPAESLVLPVISTNDRLTLGCELWDGTIIRGQNEISHPSNGRKEVVNKDCNSCSALPSRIKRVFYMSSEGSNLLHEVFPEANRTVLEQLSKVDCIVYAMGSLFTSVCPSLVLRGIGETIASRSIPKVLLLNGSHDRETTGLPASGFVTAITDSLNRTYGDPDKSLKNLPKDYVNALLVPKGGQIPLDVKNLASQGIFHVVTVDSVRDAKTGVIFDSQSLIQALTSLISGRRLVEPDLLTENVESLY, from the exons AtggcgccgctcgccgccaccaccaccaccaccacggcaAGCTGCTGCCCCTGCGGCTTCCTACTAACCGCGCgggcctccgcctcgtcctccccTGGCCGTTTCCTCCGCGCGGCGAGATCCCGCGCGCTCCCGCGCGTCATGGCCGCCTCCGGAGCCGatgcggccgcggccgcgggtgGCGGAGGCTCTGCTGCTCCCCCGTCGCTGCTCGTCTTCTCAG GAGGAACTGCTTTTAATGGTGTTGTAGAAGAGTTGAAGAAAGTGACTACTCGAGTTGCACATGTTCTTCCTGTTTCTGATGATGGTGGAAGCACAGCTGAGATTGTGCGAGTGCTTG GTGGACCAGCTGTGGGTGACATTAGATCAAGATGCTTGAGATTGTCTGATGAAAGCACTTCAGAAGCCCTTTCTGTACGGACATTACTTGGGCATCGTTTGCCTCTTGACCCTTCAGAAGCAAAGCTAGAGTG GTACCAGATTGTAGAAGGAGAGCACACTTTGTGGGATGGTGTCTCACAGCCATACAGGGAAACAATACGTGCCTTTTTAGTCTACTTCCATAATGAG ATACTTCGGCGATCAGCTGAAATGTTTTGCTTCACCAATGGCAG CATTGgaaatttcttttttgctgGTGCACGCATATTCTTCCAGTCTCTGGATGCTGCGATTTTCTTGTTCTCACGTGTGTCACAAATCCCTGCTGAAAGTCTTGTTCTTCCAGTGATATCCACAAATGACAGGCTTACACTGGGATGCGAACTATGG GATGGAACTATCATTCGAGGTCAAAATGAAATATCACATCCAAGCAACGGGCGTAAAGAAGTTGTTAACAAG GATTGTAATTCATGTAGTGCACTTCCTTCAAGGATCAAGCGTGTCTTTTACATGTCAAGTGAAGGCAGCAATCTGTTGCATGAG GTATTTCCTGAAGCTAACCGTACAGTTTTGGAGCAGTTAAGTAAGGTGGACTGCATTGTATATGCTATGGGATCACTGTTTACATCAGTCTGTCCCTCACTG GTATTGCGTGGCATTGGTGAAACTATAGCATCAAGATCCATTCCGAAG GTACTTCTTTTGAATGGATCGCATGACAGAGAAACAACTGGGCTGCCCGCTTCGGGCTTTGTGACTGCCATTACTGATTCTCTAAACCGTACATATGGAGATCCTGATAAAAGTCTAAAAAATCTG CCCAAAGACTATGTGAATGCTTTATTGGTTCCAAAAGGAGGCCAAATCCCTTTAGATGTTAAAAACTTGGCTTCTCAAGGAATCTTTCATGTG GTAACCGTGGATTCTGTACGCGATGCGAAGACGGGCGTTATATTTGACTCACAATCACTAATTCAAGCCCTGACAAGTCTAATATCAGGAAGGCGTCTCGTGGAACCTGATCTTCTAACAGAAAATGTAGAATCTTTATACTGA
- the LOC102709422 gene encoding protein trichome birefringence-like 3: protein MHCSAAVVVRPSSLAAAASRQRWALATSLCALLCLSLLVSVVLLLLGSTRPLLRPLFAVPRQQAPEVVEEAPWERYVKLAQAAPGSPTPGGVRDRDAEAVVVAPPATPDLDEEEEEEGGSDAISAAPAPAPSPSPAEEEGEEESCELFEGRWVHDPARQPLYEAAECPFLSAQVTCRRNGRPDSGYEQWRWQPRGHCGGADGHFGSGGREAALEQCRNRRVVFVGDSLNRNMWESLACLLYTAVPDRSRTRVDDVASGYTIFRAMDYNCTVEFFWSPFLVTLETKHDRTRALKLDQLPATLQQLRGADVLVFNTGHWWTHTGKLRAWDHLERDGKQVEMGGEEAFNRALRTWARWVDQSVDTARTRVFFRSVSPEHKSENWCYNQTSPVADGTTVVPWFPKSLVSIVERNIRSMRTTVAYLNITRLSELRIDAHPSVYTITREGRPLSVQQRQQPLVYADCSHWCLPGLPDTWNLLLLASLARSPINVH, encoded by the exons ATGCATTGTTcagccgccgtggtcgtcagGCCTTCgtcgctcgcggcggcggcgtcgcggcaGAGGTGGGCGCTGGCTACGTCCCTCTGCGCGCTCCTCTGCCTCTCCCTGCTCGTctccgtcgtcctcctcctcctcggctctACGCGTCCGCTCCTCCGGCCGCTCTTCGCGGTGCCGCGGCAGCAGGcgccggaggtggtggaggaggcgccgTGGGAGAGGTACGTCAAGCTGGCGCAAGCCGCGCCcggctcgccgacgccgggcGGTGTCCGTGATCGTGATGCTGAAGCTGTTGTTGTtgcaccgccggcgacgcctgatcttgacgaggaggaggaggaggagggtgggaGTGATGCCATCAGCGCTGCGCCCgcaccggcgccgtcgccgtcgccggccgaggaagagggagaggaggagagctgCGAGCTGTTCGAGGGGCGGTGGGTGCACGACCCGGCGAGGCAGCCGCTGTACGAGGCGGCGGAGTGCCCGTTCCTGAGCGCCCAGGTGACGTGCCGGCGGAACGGGCGGCCGGACTCCGGGTACGAGCAGTGGCGGTGGCAGCCACGCGGGcactgcggcggcgccgacgggcATTTCGGCTCcggcgggagggaggcggcgctggagcAGTGCCGGAACCGGCGGGTGGTGTTCGTCGGCGACTCGCTGAACCGCAACATGTGGGAGTCGCTCGCCTGCCTCCTCTACACCGCCGTGCCCGACCGCTCGCGCACCCGCGTCGACGACGTCGCCTCCGGCTACACGATCTTCCGCGCCATG GATTACAACTGCACGGTGGAGTTCTTCTGGAGCCCGTTCCTGGTGACGCTCGAGACGAAGCACGACCGGACGAGGGCGCTCAAGCTGGACCAGCTCCCGGCCACGCTGCAGCAGCTGCGcggcgccgacgtcctcgTCTTCAACACCGGCCACTGGTGGACGCACACCGGCAAGCTCAGGGC GTGGGACCACCTCGAGCGAGACGGGAAGCAGGTCGAGATGGGAGGCGAGGAGGCGTTCAACAGGGCATTGAGGACATGGGCGAGATGGGTTGATCAAAGCGTGGACACGGCCAGGACCAGGGTCTTCTTCCGAAGCGTCTCCCCAGAACACAAGAG CGAGAACTGGTGCTACAACCAGACGTCCCCGGTCGCGGACGGAACGACGGTCGTCCCGTGGTTCCCGAAGAGCCTGGTGTCCATCGTCGAGAGGAACATCCGCAGCATGAGGACGACCGTCGCCTACCTCAACATCACGCGCCTCTCCGAGCTTCGGATCGACGCGCACCCGTCGGTGTACACCATCACCAGGGAAGGGAGGCCCCTGAGCgtgcagcagcggcagcagccaCTGGTGTACGCTGACTGCAGCCACTGGTGCCTGCCGGGTCTACCCGATACCTGGAATCTCCTCTTGCTCGCCTCCTTGGCGAGGTCTCCAATTAATGTACACTAG
- the LOC102709603 gene encoding UBP1-associated protein 2C produces MDPYPKKRKPDENGAAVASPAAGAGALGLTRDDVLRLLDPLSRDQLADIAATAALASGVALDAVRAAADRDPALRKLFVRGLGWETNSDSLRAIFSAYGDLEEAVVITDKSTGRSKGYGFVTFRHADSAVLALKEPSKKIDGRMTVTQLAAAGAAGGASGGAAGAGGAPAADVSLRKIFVGNVPADMPSERLLAHFAAYGEIEEGPLGFDKQTGKFRGFALFVYKTPEGAQASLVDSVKVIDGHQLVCKLAIEGKKGKQSQQQQSGPGGAQPPQMLQGGPPDMPGSGLGLGPQMGAQYGGPGSGLSSFGAFGGVGGGLGGPNPYANLPSSMGGGGGAGLVSLGNQMPSGMGGAGAGGYGPGGLGGGSFGGSSQFGSAGMGAYGGLGMGGASSVYRMQPGSGGLPSGGYGEGNYPLPGPGFRGQEGGMSPGPGGRAMYPNVPPYF; encoded by the coding sequence atGGATCCCTACCCCAAGAAGCGCAAGCCCGACGAGAACGGCGCGGCCGTggcctcccccgccgcgggcgccggcgcgctcGGCCTCACCCGCGACGACGTGCTCCGCCTCCTCGACCCGCTCTCCCGGGACCAGCTCGCCGacatcgccgccaccgcggcgcTCGCCTCCGGGGTGGCCCTGGACgccgtgcgcgccgccgccgaccgcgacCCGGCCCTCCGCAAGCTCTTCGTGCGGGGCCTCGGCTGGGAGACCAACTCCGACTCGCTCCGGGCGATATTCTCCGCCTACGGCGACCTCGAGGAGGCCGTCGTCATCACCGACAAGTCCACCGGCCGCTCAAAGGGCTACGGGTTCGTCACGTTCCGCCACGCGGACTCCGCCGTCCTCGCCCTCAAGGAGCCGTCCAAGAAGATCGACGGCCGCATGACCGTCacgcagctcgccgccgccggagcggcCGGAGGGGCGTCCGGcggggccgccggcgccggtggcgccCCCGCGGCTGATGTATCCCTCCGCAAGATCTTCGTTGGGAACGTCCCTGCCGACATGCCATCGGAGCGCCTCCTTGCGCACTTTGCGGCCTATGGTGAGATTGAGGAGGGGCCGCTAGGGTTCGACAAGCAGACGGGAAAGTTCCGGGGATTCGCCCTCTTTGTGTACAAGACACCTGAGGGCGCGCAGGCCTCGCTGGTGGACTCGGTGAAGGTGATCGACGGGCACCAGCTTGTCTGCAAGCTAGCGATCGAAGGGAAGAAGGGGAAGCAGTCGCAACAGCAGCAATCTGGACCTGGAGGGGCTCAGCCGCCGCAGATGCTCCAAGGCGGCCCGCCGGACATGCCTGGTTCAGGGCTTGGGCTTGGACCACAAATGGGTGCGCAGTATGGTGGCCCTGGCAGTGGCCTGTCTTCGTTTGGCGCATTTGGTGGTGTAGGCGGTGGGCTAGGTGGTCCAAATCCGTATGCGAACCTGCCATCTTCCatgggcggtggtggcggagctGGGTTAGTTTCATTGGGCAATCAGATGCCTTCTGGGATGGGTGGTGCCGGTGCTGGTGGATATGGGCCTGGGGGATTGGGTGGTGGTTCATTTGGGGGTTCATCCCAGTTTGGTTCTGCTGGGATGGGGGCTTATGGGGGTCTAGGCATGGGTGGAGCTTCATCAGTGTACCGCATGCAACCGGGTTCAGGTGGGCTTCCTTCTGGCGGGTATggtgagggtaactaccctcTTCCAGGGCCTGGTTTCCGGGGCCAGGAGGGTGGGATGTCACCTGGACCAGGTGGTAGGGCTATGTACCCCAACGTTCCTCCTTATTTTTGA
- the LOC102709883 gene encoding uncharacterized protein At1g03900: MSGDGGQPQAEAEEPVELVLFQVAECYVYLIPPRKTAASYRADEWNVNKWAWEGTLKVISKGEECIIKLEDKNTGELYARAFLREDEPHPVEPVIDSSRYFVLRVEENIDGRQRHAFIGLGFRERPEAYDFQAALHDHMKYLNKKKTAEEMVHNYEKASSVDYSLKEGETLVLQLKNKEPGAKVNSAFFEQGLNKLSFNEKANSKEAPVSLKLPPPPPSPVSPTDSGIAASPFKADFPSQDQSAADTGVDATPFKVEFPSNEQPAGDGVASSPPPKAEAAEQPTAVGKATQESLDDDFGDFQAAG; this comes from the exons ATgtcgggcgacggcgggcagCCGCAGGCGGAGGCCGAGGAGCCGGTGGAGCTCGTGCTGTTCCAGGTCGCCGAGTGCTACGTCTACCTG ATACCTCCCAGGAAGACGGCTGCGTCCTACAG GGCTGATGAATGGAACGTCAACAAGTGGGCTTGGGAAGGGACTCTTAAGGTTATCAGCAAAGGAGAAGAGTGCATCATCAAACTGGAAGACAAGAACACAG GGGAGCTGTACGCTAGGGCATTTCTCAGAGAGGACGAGCCACATCCGGTGGAACCAGTTATTGATAGCAGCAG ATATTTTGTGCTCCGAGTTGAAGAGAATATAG ATGGACGTCAGCGTCATGCCTTTATAGGTTTAGGCTTCCGCGAAAGACCTGAAGCATATGATTTCCAAGCTGCTCTGCATGACCATATGAA ATAtctaaacaagaaaaagacTGCTGAAGAGATGGTACATAACTACGAGAAAGCATCATCAGTGGATTACAGCCTCAAAGAAGGGGAAACTTTGGTTTTGCAGCTCAAAAAT AAAGAGCCTGGGGCTAAGGTAAACTCTGCATTTTTTGAGCAAGGCCTCAACAAGCTCTCATTTAACGAAAAGGCCAACTCGAAGGAGGCCCCAGTCTCCCTCaagctccctcctcctccgccttcaCCGGTTTCTCCAACAGATTCTGGCATTGCTGCTTCTCCTTTCAAAGCAGACTTTCCATCCCAGGACCAATCTGCTGCTGACACTGGAGTTGACGCCACTCCTTTCAAAGTAGAATTTCCTTCAAATGAACAACCAGCTGGGGATGGCGTCGCATCGTCTCCACCACCCAAAGCAGAAGCTGCTGAGCAGCCAACTGCAGTTGGAAAGGCCACCCAAGAAAGCTTGGACGACGACTTTGGAGACTTCCAGGCAGCTGGGTGA
- the LOC102709701 gene encoding ubiquitin-like modifier-activating enzyme atg7 produces MEAAARPLQVAAIGVCAETGFWDALRRLKLDVLGTDDSPIPITGYYTPRQYEKIASLFRICPESILPPSANSFGDRNNCPIPGTLLNTNNIRGFQNLDRALLLKSEAKKILHDISSGKVEENPALLLRFLVISFADLKNWKVYYNVAFPSLVFDSKITLLSLKLAAQVLSQEEAASLSKALTEWRRSSETTVVPFFFISISPDSTVTIRQLKEWKAYQGNSQRLLFGFYDHGNRGFPGWALRNYIAFLSLRWKIEKVQFFCYREKRGHPDVSQSLIGEALFLAPHGWDEPDYVPEAIGWEGQSTGKESKEMKPKEIDLSSINPASQDEEKQLMHLKLMGWRHFPVNLDKLSRVRCLLLGAGTLGCEVARLLMTWGVRKLTVVDNGCVSMSDLVKQSLYTDKDCGVPRVTAIVPHLKERCSAVEIEGIQMQIPTLGHNISTSKIASVLDDCKRLQTLVDSNDVVFLLNETWESMWLPTLLCADKNKIAITTLLGYDSYLVMRHGAGPGTKSEGMDEVIARVENLSTEDAVGRQRLGCCFCSDTASLVNSDHNGTLGQHSTLVLPGLTSVASGKAVELFARMLHHPDEIHAPGDIAGTDTDHQLGILPHQMRGSLSKCVLSTVLGNSSSNCIACSNSVLSEYRRRGFNFVMQAINSPTHLNDLTGISDLKKPFDCSKISGSIPANLEKLSGARCLLLGAGTLGCDVARILMDCGVRKLTVVDSGRVVVSNLARQSLYTSDDRDTPKTSAILGHLKERCPSVEAKGIKMEIPMPGHPVSPNEAASVLEDCKRLQELVSSHDAVFLLTDTRESRWLPTLLCANENKIAITAALGYDSYLVMRHGAGPGTNSGSPDVIGAANELTAEDVLGRQRLGCYFCNDVIAPVDSVSNRTLDQQCTVTRPGLASIASGRAADLFTRLLHHPDGIHAPGEIAGTNREGPLGLLPHQIRGSLSQYNLLTLLGYSSSNCTACSNAVLSEYRRRGMDFVMQVINEPTYLEDLTGLTDLMKAAAYSQVDWVDEADDDDIDI; encoded by the exons atggaggcggcggcgcggccgctgCAGGTGGCGGCGATCGGAGTCTGCGCCGAGACGGGCTTCTGGGacgcgctccgccgcctcaAGCTGGACGTCCTCGGCACCGACGACTCCCCCATCCCCATCACCG GTTATTATACTCCACGCCAATATGAGAAAATTGCAAGCCTATTTAGGATATGCCCAGAATCGATACTGCCACCTTCTGCCAATTCCTTTGGAGATAGGAACAATTGTCCAATCCCAGGGACCCTACTAAACACTAATAACATAAGGGGATTCCAAAATTTGGACAGAGCACTTCTACTGAAATCAGAAGCAAAGAAG ATCTTGCATGATATTTCATCTGGTAAAGTAGAAGAGAATCCTGCTCTGCTACTAAGGTTCCTTGTGATATCATTTGCTGATCTGAAGAATTGGAAAGTCTATTACAATGTCGCATTCCCCTCATTGGTTTTCGACTCCAAGATAACTTTGCTCAGCTTGAAACTTGCCGCTCAAGTGCTTAGCCAAGAAGAG GCAGCATCCTTGTCTAAAGCACTTACTGAGTGGCGGAGATCAAGTGAAACAACAG TTGTTCCGTTCTTTTTTATCAGTATATCCCCAGATTCCACTGTTACTATAAGGCAATTGAAGGAATGGAAAGCTTACCAGGGAAATAGCCAAAGG TTGCTATTTGGATTTTATGATCATGGCAATCGAGGCTTTCCTGGGTGGGCTCTTAGAAATTATATTGCATTTTTGAGCCTGCGTTGGAAGATCGAGAAAGTTCAGTTTTTCTGCTaccgtgaaaaacgagggcaTCCTGATGTATCGCAATCCCTTATTGGTGAAGCATTATTTCTGGCGCCTCACG GTTGGGATGAACCTGATTATGTGCCTGAAGCAATTGGATGGGAAGGGCAATCAACGGGGAAGGAATCTAAAGAGATGAAGCCAAAAGAAATTGATCTTTCTTCAATTAATCCAGCAAG TCAAGATGAAGAAAAACAGCTGATGCACTTGAAGCTTATGGGATGGCGCCACTTCCCTGTGAATCTTGACAAGTTATCTCGTGTCCGATGCCTTTTGTTGGGTGCTGGAACTCTCGGATGTGAAGTTGCACGCCTACTTATG accTGGGGGGTTCGGAAACTAACAGTGGTTGACAATGGTTGTGTTTCCATGTCTGATCtagtcaaacaatcactctACACAGATAAGGATTGTGGTGTCCCAAGAGTGACTGCAATAGTTCCACATCTAAAAGAAAGATGTTCTGCAGTG GAAATTGAAGGCATCCAAATGCAAATACCAACTCTTGGGCATAATATTTCCACCAGCAAAATAGCAAGTGTTCTTGATGACTGCAAGCGTCTCCAAACATTAGTTGATTCCAATGATGTGGTCTTCTTGTTGAATGAAACATGGGAAAGCATGTGGCTTCCAACTCTTCTATGTGCAGACAAAAACAAG ATTGCCATTACTACATTATTAGGATATGACAGTTACCTTGTCATGCGGCATGGTGCTGGTCCAGGAACAAAAAGTGAAGGTATGGATGAGGTGATTGCTCGGGTGGAGAATTTGTCCACAGAAGATGCTGTTGGTCGACAAAGATTGGGCTGTTGTTTCTGCAGTGATACTGCTTCCCTTGTTAAT tcaGACCATAATGGAACACTGGGTCAGCATTCTACATTAGTATTACCTGGGCTAACCTCAGTTGCATCCGGCAAAGCAGTGGAGCTCTTTGCTAGGATGTTACATCATCCAGATGA GATTCATGCTCCAGGAGATATTGCTGGTACAGACACTGATCATCAGCTTGGTATATTGCCACATCAGATGCGAGGATCGCTCTCAAAGTGTGTGTTGTCAACTGTGCTGGGCAATTCCTCAAGCAACTGTATTGCATGTTCCAATTCT GTATTGTCGGAATATAGAAGAAGGGGATTCAATTTTGTAATGCAGGCCATTAACAGTCCAACGCATTTAAATGACCTTACAGGCATCTCTGATTTGAAAAAACCATTTGATTGTTCTAAAATTTCGGGCAGCATTCCTGCAAATCTAGAAAAGCTGTCCGGTGCCCGATGCCTACTTTTAGGTGCTGGAACTCTTGGATGTGATGTTGCTCGTATTCTTATG GACTGTGGTGTGCGCAAACTAACAGTAGTTGACAGTGGTCGAGTTGTTGTGTCAAATTTGGCAAGACAGTCACTCTACACATCTGATGATCGGGACACCCCAAAAACGTCAGCAATACTTGGGCATTTAAAAGAGAGATGTCCTTCAGTG GAGGCAAAAGGAATTAAAATGGAAATTCCAATGCCAGGGCATCCTGTATCACCTAACGAAGCAGCCAGTGTGCTTGAAGATTGCAAGCGCCTCCAGGAGTTAGTATCTTCTCATGATGCTGTCTTCTTGCTTACTGACACAAGGGAAAGTAGGTGGCTTCCAACACTTCTCTGCGCAAATGAAAACAAG ATTGCTATTACTGCAGCATTAGGATATGACAGTTACCTTGTCATGCGACATGGGGCTGGTCCAGGCACGAATAGTGGAAGTCCAGATGTGATCGGTGCTGCTAATGAGCTGACTGCAGAAGATGTTCTCGGTCGTCAGAGACTAGGATGTTATTTCTGCAATGACGTCATTGCCCCTGTTGAT TCCGTGTCCAATCGAACGCTAGATCAACAATGTACAGTAACTCGACCTGGTTTGGCTTCCATTGCATCTGGCCGTGCAGCAGACCTCTTCACAAGACTGTTACATCATCCAGATGG GATACATGCTCCAGGGGAGATTGCTGGCACGAACAGAGAGGGTCCACTTGGTCTATTGCCACATCAGATAAGAGGATCACTATCCCAGTACAACTTACTAACCCTCTTGGGCTATTCCTCGAGCAACTGCACTGCGTGTTCCAATGCG GTGTTGTCAGAATACCGGAGGAGAGGGATGGATTTTGTCATGCAGGTGATCAATGAACCAACCTATCTGGAGGACCTCACAGGCCTCACTGACTTGATGAAAGCAGCAGCTTATTCTCAGGTCGACTGGGTTGATGAAGCTGACGATGACGATATCGATATATGA